The Anopheles coluzzii chromosome 2, AcolN3, whole genome shotgun sequence genome window below encodes:
- the LOC125908402 gene encoding uncharacterized protein LOC125908402 translates to MQRSPQQGAAPVASPAVAISPAVAASPAVVATPAAGLPTPSPYLIDMTPLARDASTDLPEFQVLTVNAMRLKPPELDTADIHTFFYALENWFDAWNIPPHHHVRRFNILKTQIPTRNLPELRPILDSVPNTDRYESAKKAIIQHFEESQRSRLHRLLSEMSLGDRKPSQLLAEMRRTANGAMTDSILIDLWIGRLPPYVQSAVIASSQNADEKVKVADSVVDSFALYNRSGPYQTIAEVRNEEVNRLSRQVAELSQRLETLMNQNQARERSRARSRSRNRNTNQATNPNTNGYCFYHDRYRQQARNCRAPCSFNSRPQNNGTPTTSA, encoded by the coding sequence ATGCAGCGTAGCCCGCAACAAGGTGCAGCGCCGGTCGCCAGCCCTGCAGTTGCCATCAGCCCTGCAGTGGCCGCCAGTCCTGCGGTGGTCGCCACCCCCGCAGCTGGACTCCCCACACCGAGTCCATACTTAATCGATATGACCCCTCTCGCTCGTGACGCCTCTACCGACCTTCCGGAGTTCCAAGTCCTGACCGTGAACGCCATGCGTCTCAAGCCGCCCGAATTGGATACTGCTGACATCCATACGTTCTTCTACGCCTTGGAGAACTGGTTCGACGCCTGGAATATTCCTCCGCATCATCATGTGAGGCGTTTTAACATCCTGAAGACACAGATCCCTACGCGAAATCTTCCCGAGTTGCGTCCCATTCTCGACAGCGTACCAAATACCGACCGCTACGAATCCGCGAAGAAAGCCATCATACAACATTTCGAAGAGTCTCAGCGAAGCCGCCTACACCGTTTGCTATCCGAAATGAGCCTCGGCGACCGTAAGCCTTCTCAACTGCTAGCCGAGATGCGGCGAACAGCAAACGGTGCAATGACCGACTCCATATTGATCGATCTTTGGATCGGTCGGCTGCCGCCCTACGTTCAGTCCGCCGTGATCGCGTCCTCTCAAAACGCCGACGAGAAAGTTAAGGTAGCCGATTCAGTGGTCGACTCTTTCGCCTTGTACAATCGCTCCGGTCCGTACCAAACCATCGCCGAGGTGCGGAATGAGGAGGTCAACCGCCTTTCACGACAGGTAGCCGAGCTGAGTCAACGCTTAGAAACTCTAATGAACCAGAACCAAGCTCGTGAACGCTCACGGGCCCGCTCACGCTCTCGCAATCGCAACACGAACCAGGCTACTAATCCTAACACTAACGGCTATTGTTTCTACCACGACCGATACAGACAGCAAGCGCGTAACTGCCGCGCTCCGTGCTCGTTTAACAGCCGTCCTCAAAATAACGGTACTCCTACTACTTCTGCATGA
- the LOC125908401 gene encoding uncharacterized protein LOC125908401, which produces MKLFAANSTPIQVYGESLYTLDLGLRRAFLWNFVIADVGTAIIGADFLQHFHLLVDLRDKCLVDALTNLRTPGVPDLHPGEPTVKVCDSTSPIATLLREFPGLTARTAPGTLLQSDVTHRIETTGQPTFVRPRRLSPEKYAAARAEFESLVQLGVCRPSNSSWASPLHMTKKADGTWRPCGDYRALNAKTIPDRYPLPFLQDFTMHLQGKPSFLRLTYTRHITKSLYIPKIYRRRRSQPPSDYDMIVASSTEEEHHEHLRQLFQRLEQHHLAINPAKCEFNRSEIAFLDHLVNAEGIRPLPERVRAISELSKPATIMELKKFLAMINYYRRFLPHALTTQSILLEMTPGNKKKDKTPLKWTPESSEAFDRCKEQLQQAALLAHPALNAELSLWTDASDFAAGAVLHQRIDGQLQPLGFFSKKFEKAQLNYSTYDRELTAIYLAVRHFRLLIAPRRVEPDNSTSLGNSPPTFATYREKKTSPSTYSHELKFNGNRYCLTIIDRFSRWPEAIPIPDITATTVVSALLYHWIARFGVPSHVTTDQGRQFESALFKELTRGTKHIRTTAYHPQANGLIERWHRTLKAAICCKDTSKWSEHLPLILLGLRTTFKNDINASPAELVYGTTLTIPAEFLVEKPQPALVNQSDFAKTLREAMSKIRPSNTAWHTNRTSFVHSDLNKCSHVFVRNDTVRPALTTPYHGPYQVLTRNSKSFQILPNGHPSLVSVERLKPAYTTEGIISSAPQQPSPDQLLTSQRHATPVAQPPSTQQSTMSQRLTTPMPGPSTLDQLPSSNQSSLPDQQPTATQSPSTIQLPSTNQPPIARNRATRTSPMPSLQPARATTSFAPSSPILRKDQNVSTGVTRSQRRVVIPLRYR; this is translated from the exons ATGAAACTATTTGCCGCTAACAGTACGCCTATCCAAGTGTATGGAGAGTCACTCTACACGTTGGATCTTGGTCTTCGACGCGCCTTTCTGTGGAACTTCGTGATCGCAGATGTGGGTACCGCAATAATAGGAGCCGATTTCCTCCAGCATTTTCACCTTTTAGTGGACCTGCGCGACAAATGCCTCGTAGACGCCTTAACCAACTTACGAACGCCGGGTGTTCCTGATCTACATCCTGGGGAGCCAACCGTAAAGGTGTGCGATTCGACCTCACCAATCGCCACCTTGTTGAGGGAGTTCCCTGGGTTGACTGCACGGACCGCGCCCGGAACGCTCCTGCAATCCGACGTCACGCACCGCATAGAGACTACCGGACAACCGACCTTCGTCCGTCCGCGTAGATTGTCCCCCGAAAAATATGCTGCAGCTCGCGCCGAGTTCGAGTCTCTCGTACAGCTAGGAGTGTGCCGACCATCTAACAGCAGCTGGGCCAGTCCTCTGCACATGACGAAAAAAGCAGACGGGACGTGGCGACCCTGTGGCGACTACAGAGCCCTCAACGCGAAAACAATTCCCGACCGTTACCCACTACCTTTCTTGCAGGATTTTACTATGCATTTGCAGGGAAAACCATCTTTTCTAAGGTTGACCTACACAAGGCATATCACCAAATCCCTATACATCCCGAAGATATACCGAAGACGGCGATCACAACCCCCTTCGGATT ACGATATGATTGTCGCCTCGTCGACAGAAGAAGAACACCACGAACACCTGCGCCAGCTATTTCAGCGTCTCGAACAACACCACCTGGCCATCAATCCGGCCAAATGCGAATTCAACCGAAGCGAAATTGCCTTTCTTGACCACTTGGTCAACGCAGAAGGGATACGTCCTCTCCCAGAACGGGTACGAGCAATCAGCGAGTTGAGTAAACCAGCGACGATAATGGAGCTGAAGAAATTCCTCGCGATGATCAACTATTATCGACGCTTCTTGCCACATGCCCTGACGACACAAAGCATCCTACTTGAGATGACACCGGGGAACAAGAAGAAGGACAAGACACCGCTAAAGTGGACGCCCGAATCTAGCGAAGCATTCGACCGATGTAAAGAGCAGCTACAACAAGCCGCGCTTTTAGCTCACCCTGCCTTAAACGCAGAGTTGTCACTCTGGACAGACGCTTCCGACTTCGCCGCTGGAGCCGTTCTCCACCAACGTATCGACGGCCAACTCCAGCCCTTAGGATTTTTCTCCAAAAAGTTTGAGAAGGCACAGCTCAACTACTCAACATACGACCGCGAGTTGACCGCTATTTATCTGGCTGTAAGACACTTTCG ACTCTTGATAGCTCCTCGCCGCGTCGAGCCAGACAACTCGACTTCATTGGGCAATTCTCCACCGACATTCGCCACGTATCGGGAGAAGAAAACATCACCGTCGACCTACTCTCACGAGTTGAAATT CAACGGCAACCGATACTGCCTCACGATCATAGACCGATTTTCCCGCTGGCCGGAAGCTATACCGATTCCAGACATCACCGCGACTACGGTTGTATCAGCACTGCTGTACCATTGGATTGCACGATTCGGAGTTCCGTCTCACGTGACAACCGATCAGGGACGACAATTCGAGTCCGCCCTGTTCAAGGAGTTGACGCGaggaacaaaacacattcgAACGACCGCGTATCACCCGCAGGCAAACGGGTTGATCGAGAGATGGCATCGCACTCTCAAAGCTGCAATTTGCTGTAAAGATACATCGAAGTGGAGCGAACATCTCCCGCTCATACTGCTCGGATTACGCACTACATTCAAGAACGACATTAATGCGTCGCCTGCAGAACTCGTGTACGGAACGACCCTCACCATTCCCGCCGAATTTCTCGTCGAAAAACCGCAACCAGCCCTGGTCAACCAGTCCGACTTTGCTAAGACACTCCGAGAAGCGATGAGCAAAATTCGACCTTCTAACACCGCCTGGCACACCAACCGAACATCGTTTGTGCACTCCGACTTGAACAAATGCTcgcatgtgtttgtgcgcaATGACACCGTCCGTCCCGCGTTAACCACACCTTATCACGGCCCATACCAAGTACTTACTCGAAATTCAAAGTCTTTTCAGATCCTACCAAACGGACACCCCTCGCTTGTGTCCGTCGAGCGCCTAAAGCCAGCATATACAACCGAAGGAATAATCTCGTCAGCCCCGCAACAACCGTCACCCGACCAACTGCTGACGAGCCAACGACACGCTACTCCAGTGGCCCAACCACCGTCGACGCAACAATCGACGATGAGCCAGCGTCTCACAACTCCGATGCCCGGACCGTCGACGCTCGACCAGCTGCCATCGTCCAATCAATCGTCGCTGCCAGATCAGCAGCCAACGGCCACACAGTCGCCTTCGACCATACAGCTGCCGTCAACAAACCAACCGCCGATAGCCCGGAACCGCGCCACACGAACATCACCTATGCCGTCGCTACAACCAGCCAGAGCAACCACCAGCTTCGCCCCATCATCGCCTATCTTACGCAAGGATCAAAACGTATCGACCGGTGTTACCAGATCTCAACGAAGAGTAGTAATTCCTCTGCGATACCGATAA